From the Pseudomonas baltica genome, one window contains:
- a CDS encoding cytochrome c-type biogenesis protein, producing MKRWLAGLMLCVGLIGIAHAAIDTYEFANDAERVRFRTLTQELRCPKCQNQDIADSNAPIAADLRREIFRMLGEGKDDQQIIGFMVDRYGDFVRYKPALTMRTALLWFGPWALLLGGVVIIVLIVRRRRRALAGTSQDLSDAERQRLAHLLDKEHP from the coding sequence ATGAAGCGCTGGCTGGCCGGACTAATGTTGTGCGTTGGGTTGATCGGCATCGCCCATGCGGCCATCGACACCTACGAGTTCGCCAACGACGCCGAGCGCGTGCGTTTTCGCACACTGACCCAGGAGCTGCGTTGCCCCAAGTGCCAGAATCAGGACATCGCTGATTCCAACGCGCCCATCGCCGCTGACCTGCGCCGGGAGATCTTCCGCATGCTCGGCGAGGGCAAGGACGATCAGCAGATCATCGGCTTCATGGTCGATCGTTATGGCGACTTCGTGCGCTACAAGCCGGCGCTGACGATGCGCACCGCGCTGCTGTGGTTCGGGCCCTGGGCGTTGCTGCTGGGCGGGGTGGTGATCATTGTGTTGATCGTGCGCCGCCGGCGCCGCGCGTTGGCCGGCACCTCGCAAGACCTTTCCGATGCGGAGCGCCAGCGCCTCGCCCATCTGCTGGATAAAGAACACCCATGA
- a CDS encoding DsbE family thiol:disulfide interchange protein produces MKRWMLAVPLLLFLGVAVFLYRGLYLDPSALPSAMIDKPFPQFSLPTVQDNRTLSRADIIGKPALVNVWGTWCVACRVEHPVLNKLAQQGVVIYGINYKDEDAAAEKWLTEFHNPYLLNIADAQGSLGLDLGVYGAPETFLIDAKGVIRYKHVGIIDEAVWHDQLARLYQGLVDEAKP; encoded by the coding sequence ATGAAGCGTTGGATGTTGGCCGTGCCGCTGTTGTTGTTCCTCGGCGTGGCGGTGTTTTTGTACCGCGGGCTGTATCTGGATCCCTCGGCCTTGCCGTCGGCGATGATCGACAAGCCGTTCCCGCAATTCTCCCTGCCTACAGTGCAGGACAACCGTACCCTGAGCCGCGCCGATATCATCGGCAAGCCGGCGCTGGTGAATGTCTGGGGCACCTGGTGCGTGGCGTGTCGGGTCGAGCATCCGGTGCTCAACAAGCTGGCGCAGCAGGGCGTGGTGATCTACGGCATCAATTACAAGGATGAAGACGCCGCCGCCGAGAAGTGGTTGACCGAGTTCCACAACCCCTATCTGCTGAACATCGCCGATGCCCAGGGCTCCCTGGGCCTGGATCTGGGGGTGTATGGTGCGCCCGAAACCTTTTTGATCGATGCCAAGGGCGTGATTCGCTACAAGCATGTCGGCATCATTGATGAAGCCGTCTGGCACGACCAACTGGCGCGCTTGTATCAAGGCCTGGTCGATGAGGCCAAGCCATGA
- a CDS encoding heme lyase CcmF/NrfE family subunit — protein MMPELGHLAMILALCFAVVQATVPLVGAWRGERLWMSLAQPAAWGQFAFLLFAYACLTYAFMTDDFSVGYVAENSNSALPWYYKFSAVWGAHEGSLLLWTLILGGWTFAVSIFSRQLPQEMLARVLAVMGMISIGFLLFLTLTSNPFARILPQVPSNGRDLNPLLQDPGLIVHPPMLYMGYVGFSVAFAFAIAALLGGRLDAAWARWSRPWTITAWAFLGFGITLGSWWAYYELGWGGWWFWDPVENASFMPWLVGTALIHSLAVTEKRGVFKSWTVLLAIAAFSLSLLGTFLVRSGVLTSVHAFASDPARGVFILIFLLVVIGGSLTLFALRAPVVKSHVGFGLWSRETLLLGNNLVLVVAASMILLGTLYPLALDAISGAKMSVGPPYFNALFVPLMGLLMALMAVGMLVRWKDTPVKWLGNMLTPVLIGSAVLAPLCGLLVDDFDWQVLTVFALAAWIVLAGVRDLLDKTRHKGLLKGMGSLTRSYWGMHVAHLGIAICALGVVLSSNNNAERDLRMAPGESVDLAGYHFTFEGARHYQGPNFTADRGTMVVTRDGKPVTRLFPEKRLYTVQQSMMTEAGIDAGFSRDLYVAMGEPLENGAWAIRVHVKPFVRWIWFGGLFTAFGGALAATDRRYRVKVKSKVRDALGLTGAAV, from the coding sequence ATGATGCCCGAGCTGGGCCATTTGGCGATGATCCTCGCCCTGTGTTTCGCCGTGGTGCAGGCCACCGTGCCACTGGTCGGGGCCTGGCGTGGCGAGCGCCTGTGGATGAGCCTGGCGCAGCCCGCCGCCTGGGGCCAGTTCGCCTTTTTGCTGTTTGCCTACGCCTGCCTGACGTATGCCTTCATGACCGACGATTTTTCGGTGGGCTATGTGGCCGAAAACTCCAACAGCGCCTTGCCCTGGTACTACAAGTTCAGCGCCGTGTGGGGTGCCCACGAAGGTTCGTTGCTGCTGTGGACGTTGATCCTCGGCGGCTGGACCTTCGCCGTGTCGATCTTCTCGCGCCAGTTGCCGCAAGAGATGCTCGCCCGGGTGCTGGCGGTGATGGGCATGATCAGCATCGGTTTTCTGCTGTTTCTGACCCTGACGTCCAATCCCTTCGCGCGGATCCTGCCGCAGGTGCCGAGCAACGGTCGCGACCTCAACCCATTGCTGCAGGACCCCGGCCTGATCGTCCATCCGCCGATGCTGTACATGGGCTACGTGGGCTTCTCGGTGGCCTTCGCCTTCGCCATCGCCGCGCTGCTCGGCGGCCGCCTGGATGCCGCCTGGGCACGCTGGTCGCGGCCGTGGACCATCACCGCCTGGGCGTTCCTGGGCTTTGGCATCACCCTCGGTTCCTGGTGGGCCTACTACGAACTGGGCTGGGGCGGCTGGTGGTTCTGGGACCCGGTCGAGAATGCCTCGTTCATGCCTTGGTTGGTGGGCACGGCGCTGATCCACTCGCTGGCCGTGACTGAAAAGCGCGGCGTGTTCAAGAGCTGGACGGTGTTGCTGGCCATCGCCGCGTTCTCGCTGAGCCTGCTGGGGACCTTCCTGGTGCGCTCCGGTGTGCTGACGTCGGTGCATGCGTTCGCTTCCGACCCGGCGCGCGGGGTGTTCATTCTGATCTTCCTGCTGGTGGTGATCGGCGGCTCGCTCACGCTGTTCGCGCTCCGTGCGCCGGTGGTCAAGAGCCACGTCGGCTTCGGCCTGTGGTCGCGGGAAACCCTGCTGCTGGGCAACAACCTGGTGCTGGTGGTGGCGGCGTCGATGATCCTCCTCGGCACCCTCTACCCGCTGGCGCTGGACGCCATCAGCGGCGCCAAGATGTCGGTCGGCCCACCGTATTTCAACGCGCTGTTCGTGCCCTTGATGGGCTTGCTCATGGCGTTGATGGCGGTAGGCATGCTGGTGCGCTGGAAGGACACACCGGTCAAATGGCTGGGCAACATGCTTACCCCGGTGTTGATCGGCAGCGCCGTGCTGGCGCCACTGTGCGGGTTGTTGGTGGATGATTTCGACTGGCAGGTGCTGACCGTGTTCGCCCTGGCCGCGTGGATCGTGCTCGCTGGCGTGCGTGACCTGCTCGACAAGACCCGCCACAAGGGCCTGCTCAAGGGCATGGGCAGCCTGACCCGCAGCTACTGGGGCATGCACGTGGCGCATCTGGGCATCGCCATCTGTGCCTTGGGCGTGGTGCTGTCGAGCAACAACAACGCCGAGCGCGACCTGCGCATGGCGCCGGGCGAGTCGGTGGACCTGGCCGGTTATCACTTTACCTTCGAGGGCGCACGTCACTACCAAGGCCCGAATTTCACCGCCGACCGCGGCACCATGGTGGTCACCCGCGACGGTAAACCGGTCACCCGTCTGTTCCCGGAAAAACGCCTGTACACCGTGCAGCAGTCGATGATGACCGAGGCCGGTATCGACGCCGGTTTCAGCCGCGACCTGTATGTGGCCATGGGTGAACCGCTGGAAAACGGCGCCTGGGCGATCCGCGTACACGTCAAGCCGTTCGTGCGCTGGATCTGGTTCGGCGGTTTGTTTACCGCCTTTGGTGGTGCTTTGGCGGCCACCGATCGGCGTTATCGGGTCAAAGTCAAAAGCAAGGTGCGTGATGCCCTGGGTCTGACGGGAGCTGCCGTATGA
- the ccmE gene encoding cytochrome c maturation protein CcmE — protein sequence MNPLRKKRLLIIVGVLAGVGLAVGLALSALQENINLFYTPTQIANGEAPHGKRIRAGGMVVKGSLQRSADSLDVRFVVTDFDKSVPITYRGILPDLFREGQGIVALGEINDQGVVVADQVLAKHDEKYMPPEVTKALKDSGQAGPQSMPGSARDNQG from the coding sequence GTGAACCCGCTGCGCAAAAAACGCCTGTTGATTATCGTTGGCGTGCTCGCTGGCGTCGGCCTGGCCGTGGGCCTGGCCCTGAGTGCCTTGCAGGAAAACATCAACCTGTTCTACACCCCCACCCAGATCGCCAATGGCGAGGCCCCCCATGGCAAGCGCATTCGTGCCGGCGGCATGGTGGTCAAGGGCTCCTTGCAGCGCTCGGCCGACTCGCTGGACGTTCGCTTTGTGGTGACCGATTTCGACAAGTCGGTGCCCATCACCTACCGCGGCATCCTGCCCGACCTGTTCCGCGAAGGGCAGGGCATCGTCGCGCTGGGCGAGATCAACGACCAGGGCGTGGTGGTCGCCGACCAGGTGCTGGCCAAGCACGACGAGAAGTACATGCCGCCGGAAGTCACCAAGGCACTCAAGGACAGCGGTCAGGCCGGTCCCCAATCCATGCCGGGCAGTGCCCGCGACAATCAGGGGTAA
- the ccmD gene encoding heme exporter protein CcmD codes for MSFASFSDFLAMGRHGLYVWSAYGICLLAVIWNLAVPMLAQRRHLQEEARRLRREQSQ; via the coding sequence ATGAGTTTCGCCTCGTTCAGTGATTTTCTCGCCATGGGCCGTCATGGCCTGTATGTCTGGTCGGCCTACGGTATTTGCCTGTTGGCGGTGATCTGGAACCTGGCCGTGCCGATGCTGGCACAGCGTCGTCATTTGCAGGAAGAGGCGCGCCGTCTGCGCCGGGAGCAATCACAGTGA
- a CDS encoding heme ABC transporter permease, whose translation MLSWTWFHKLGSPKWFYGLSGRLLPWFSVAAVLLLGIGVVWGLAFAPPDYQQGNSFRIIYIHVPTAMLAQSCYVLMAVAGVVGLVWKMKIADVALQCAAPIGASLTAVALLTGAIWGKPTWGSWWVWDARLTSMLILLFLYLGLIALGQAISNRDSAAKACAVLAIVGVINIPIIKYSVEWWSTLHQGATFTLTERPKMPAQMWLPLLFTVLGFYCFFAVVLLLRMRLEVLKREARSSWVKAEVAAQLESRS comes from the coding sequence GTGTTGAGCTGGACCTGGTTCCACAAATTGGGCTCGCCCAAATGGTTTTACGGCCTTAGCGGCCGGCTGCTGCCGTGGTTCAGCGTGGCCGCCGTGCTGTTGCTGGGCATCGGCGTGGTCTGGGGCCTGGCCTTCGCACCACCGGACTACCAGCAGGGCAACAGTTTTCGCATCATCTACATCCATGTGCCGACCGCCATGCTGGCGCAGTCCTGCTACGTGCTGATGGCCGTGGCCGGGGTGGTCGGGCTGGTGTGGAAGATGAAGATCGCCGACGTCGCGCTGCAATGCGCCGCGCCCATCGGGGCGTCGCTCACCGCCGTAGCCCTGCTGACCGGGGCCATCTGGGGCAAGCCGACCTGGGGCAGCTGGTGGGTCTGGGATGCGCGGCTCACCTCGATGCTGATCCTGCTGTTCCTCTATCTGGGCCTGATCGCTCTGGGCCAGGCCATCAGCAATCGCGACAGCGCCGCCAAGGCCTGTGCGGTGCTGGCGATTGTCGGGGTCATCAACATCCCGATCATCAAGTACTCGGTGGAGTGGTGGAGCACCCTGCACCAGGGCGCGACCTTCACTCTCACCGAACGGCCGAAAATGCCCGCGCAGATGTGGCTGCCGCTGCTGTTCACAGTGTTGGGGTTCTATTGCTTCTTCGCAGTGGTGCTGCTGTTGCGCATGCGCCTCGAAGTGCTCAAGCGCGAAGCCCGCAGCAGTTGGGTGAAGGCCGAAGTCGCCGCACAGCTGGAGAGCCGATCATGA
- the ccmB gene encoding heme exporter protein CcmB, with translation MSQVFGLLLRREARLLARRPAELANPLVFFAIVVAMFPLAVGPDAQLLTTLSPGLIWVAALLSVLLSLDGLFRSDFEDGSLEQWVLSPQPLPLLVLAKVVAHWAFSGLALVILAPVLALMLGLPSDCLVVLLASLLLGTPILSLLGAVGAALTVGLRRGGLLLALLILPLYIPVLILGSGALQAALQGLPATGYLLWLGSLTALAVTLTPFAIAAGLKISVGE, from the coding sequence ATGAGCCAGGTATTCGGTCTGCTGCTGCGCCGCGAAGCACGTCTGCTGGCACGTCGGCCTGCGGAGTTGGCCAACCCGCTGGTATTCTTCGCCATCGTGGTGGCAATGTTTCCGCTGGCGGTGGGCCCGGATGCGCAGTTGTTGACGACCCTGTCCCCCGGCTTGATCTGGGTGGCGGCATTGTTGTCGGTACTGCTGTCGCTGGACGGGCTGTTTCGCAGCGATTTCGAGGACGGCTCGCTGGAACAATGGGTGCTGTCGCCCCAGCCGCTGCCCTTGCTGGTGCTGGCCAAGGTGGTCGCGCACTGGGCGTTTTCCGGCCTGGCGCTGGTCATCCTGGCCCCGGTATTGGCGCTGATGCTGGGCCTGCCCAGCGATTGCCTGGTGGTGCTGCTGGCCTCGTTGCTGCTGGGCACGCCGATCCTCAGCCTGCTCGGCGCGGTGGGGGCGGCGTTGACGGTCGGCCTGCGCCGAGGCGGGCTGTTGCTGGCCCTGTTGATTTTGCCGTTGTACATCCCGGTGCTGATCCTCGGCAGTGGCGCGCTGCAAGCCGCCCTGCAAGGTCTGCCGGCTACGGGCTACCTGCTTTGGCTCGGTAGCCTGACCGCCCTCGCGGTCACCCTGACACCCTTTGCGATCGCCGCCGGGCTGAAGATCAGCGTCGGCGAATAA
- the ccmA gene encoding cytochrome c biogenesis heme-transporting ATPase CcmA — translation MTPHLEAVALACERDWRVLFEHLELQLGAGDMLQISGPNGSGKTSLLRLLAGLMQPSAGQVLLDGVALTERRQALAAQLLWIGHAAGIKDLLTAEENLAWLCALHRPASREAIWTALEAVGLRGFEDVPCHSLSAGQQRRVALARLYLDSPPLWILDEPFTALDKQGVAQLEQHLVQHCEQGGLVVLTTHHSLSVTPGGYRELDLGQFAP, via the coding sequence TTGACCCCTCATCTCGAAGCCGTAGCGCTGGCATGTGAGCGTGACTGGCGCGTGCTTTTCGAGCACCTCGAGCTGCAACTCGGCGCCGGCGACATGCTGCAGATCAGCGGCCCCAATGGCAGTGGCAAGACCAGCCTGCTGCGCCTGCTGGCCGGGCTCATGCAGCCCAGCGCCGGCCAGGTGCTGCTCGATGGGGTGGCCCTGACGGAGCGTCGTCAGGCCTTGGCAGCGCAGTTGCTGTGGATCGGTCATGCGGCCGGCATCAAGGACCTGCTCACCGCCGAAGAGAACCTCGCCTGGCTGTGCGCCTTGCACCGGCCGGCATCGCGCGAGGCCATCTGGACGGCGCTGGAAGCCGTCGGCCTGCGCGGTTTCGAAGATGTGCCTTGCCATAGCCTGTCGGCCGGTCAGCAACGGCGCGTGGCGCTGGCACGCTTGTATCTGGACAGCCCGCCGTTATGGATTCTCGACGAGCCGTTCACCGCGCTGGACAAACAAGGCGTCGCCCAGCTCGAACAGCACCTGGTGCAGCACTGCGAACAGGGCGGTCTGGTGGTGTTGACCACCCACCACAGCCTGAGTGTCACCCCCGGCGGTTATCGCGAGCTCGACCTGGGGCAATTCGCACCATGA
- a CDS encoding flagellar hook-length control protein FliK, which translates to MTSEINSLPATAALAAATRQSAAVGELMSLLTPAADVVPSGETVQAEVVALKQAATDFLLTLRLNLPSGQQTNVQVSSFQPLSQGTLLLVSQTSSDALTVAVAQNRASNLTALDTQKVPVGTLLQAKVITSQLLPAEPTTSNTPTASIYRSLVTVLNSALVGETLTIDSPQPLRVGSLLSAQVQGSQELNFVPLSGRLDQLAVAGQLNAQQNRQGSLDGLLNLLQDLDSRGSLSADLQSAASRVLSQLPDIRQLSDSRGVALALQDSGLFMEPRLLQGLPPTDLKSALLQLVSQLTSTLPNTGGQPFNPANAAILLAQSLPGYVRSALGMLGQVSAKPQVGGFPLPARMLPAMEGENDLQHLLRLATAALSRVQSHQLASLDESGSDADNKLQTTWQLEIPMRDMANIVPLQVKIQREDPPPQKQESEERRESAQNPQERIWRVELAFDLSPLGPLQVQAQLQQGSLSSQLWAEVPGTAQMIAAQLGYLREQLVSAGLQVADLDCHQGVAPRGKRTHLEHRWVDENA; encoded by the coding sequence ATGACCAGCGAAATCAACAGCCTGCCCGCCACCGCCGCCTTGGCCGCCGCCACTCGCCAGTCGGCCGCCGTCGGCGAATTGATGAGCCTGCTGACCCCCGCCGCAGACGTGGTGCCCAGTGGCGAAACCGTGCAGGCCGAAGTGGTTGCCCTCAAACAGGCCGCCACCGACTTCCTTCTCACCCTGCGCCTGAACTTGCCGAGCGGCCAGCAGACCAACGTGCAAGTCAGTAGCTTCCAGCCCTTGAGCCAAGGCACGCTGCTATTGGTCAGCCAGACCAGCAGTGACGCATTGACCGTCGCCGTGGCGCAAAACCGGGCCAGCAACCTGACAGCGCTGGACACCCAGAAAGTCCCGGTCGGCACGCTGCTACAGGCCAAGGTGATCACCAGCCAGCTGCTGCCCGCCGAGCCGACTACCAGCAATACCCCCACTGCCTCGATCTACCGCTCGCTGGTCACCGTGCTCAACAGCGCACTGGTCGGCGAGACCCTGACTATCGACAGCCCCCAGCCACTGCGCGTCGGCAGCCTGCTCAGCGCCCAGGTGCAGGGCAGCCAGGAGCTGAACTTCGTGCCTCTGAGCGGGCGCCTCGATCAACTCGCGGTGGCCGGGCAACTGAATGCCCAGCAAAACCGCCAGGGCTCCCTCGACGGTTTGCTCAATCTATTGCAGGACCTCGACAGCCGCGGCTCCTTGAGCGCCGACTTGCAAAGCGCCGCCAGCCGCGTGCTCAGCCAACTGCCCGACATTCGCCAGTTGAGCGACTCGCGCGGTGTTGCATTGGCCCTACAAGACAGCGGCCTGTTCATGGAACCACGCCTGCTGCAAGGCTTGCCTCCGACCGACCTGAAGAGCGCACTGTTGCAACTGGTCAGCCAGCTGACCAGCACCCTGCCGAATACCGGTGGACAGCCGTTCAACCCGGCCAATGCCGCCATCCTTCTTGCCCAGAGCCTGCCTGGCTATGTGCGCAGCGCCCTGGGCATGCTCGGCCAGGTCAGCGCCAAGCCACAAGTCGGCGGTTTCCCCCTGCCCGCTCGGATGCTGCCGGCAATGGAGGGCGAAAACGATCTGCAACATCTGCTGCGCCTGGCCACCGCCGCGCTGTCGCGGGTGCAGAGCCACCAACTGGCGAGCCTCGACGAAAGCGGCAGCGATGCCGACAACAAGCTGCAAACCACCTGGCAGCTGGAAATCCCCATGCGCGACATGGCCAATATCGTGCCCTTGCAGGTAAAGATCCAGCGCGAGGACCCGCCGCCACAAAAGCAGGAAAGTGAAGAGCGCCGCGAGTCCGCGCAGAACCCCCAGGAACGTATCTGGCGCGTGGAACTGGCCTTCGACCTGTCACCGCTCGGCCCACTGCAAGTGCAGGCACAACTGCAACAGGGCAGCCTCAGCAGCCAACTGTGGGCCGAAGTGCCCGGCACCGCGCAAATGATCGCCGCGCAATTGGGCTACCTGCGCGAACAACTGGTGAGCGCCGGCCTGCAAGTCGCCGATCTGGATTGCCACCAAGGAGTAGCGCCACGCGGCAAACGCACACATCTGGAACACCGCTGGGTGGACGAAAACGCATGA
- a CDS encoding EscU/YscU/HrcU family type III secretion system export apparatus switch protein: MKQPTPRQAIALSYDRQNAPTLTAKGDDELAEAILAVAREYEVPIYENAELVKMLARLELGDSIPQELYRTIAVIIAFAWRLQGKKPGDFVEPTGPAEKDVTPTTHRLTSD, translated from the coding sequence ATGAAACAGCCAACACCGCGCCAGGCCATCGCCCTGAGCTACGATCGCCAGAACGCCCCCACCCTCACCGCCAAGGGCGACGACGAACTGGCCGAAGCCATCCTCGCCGTCGCGCGGGAATACGAAGTGCCGATCTACGAGAATGCCGAATTGGTGAAGATGCTGGCGCGGCTGGAGCTGGGCGACAGTATTCCGCAGGAGTTGTACCGCACGATTGCGGTGATCATCGCTTTTGCGTGGCGGTTGCAGGGCAAGAAGCCGGGGGATTTTGTCGAGCCGACAGGACCGGCAGAGAAGGATGTGACGCCAACCACGCATCGGTTGACATCGGATTGA
- a CDS encoding DUF2802 domain-containing protein: MFAEIAVIVLALLWAGSVAMFLSYTRKQKTQELQRAELDARRDLRIRELAKRIDDYQQGTVRMGDAIHELRAVVAPLPDKLLQLEQRDPESLSFAQAAKLVGMGASIDELTQACGLTQAEAELMKKLHRS, encoded by the coding sequence TTGTTCGCCGAGATCGCGGTCATCGTCCTGGCCCTGTTGTGGGCCGGTTCGGTGGCGATGTTTCTGTCCTATACCCGCAAGCAGAAAACCCAGGAATTGCAACGCGCCGAGCTTGATGCCCGGCGCGACTTGCGCATCCGCGAGCTGGCCAAGCGCATCGACGACTACCAGCAGGGCACCGTGCGCATGGGCGATGCCATCCATGAACTGCGCGCGGTGGTCGCGCCGTTGCCGGACAAGCTGCTGCAACTCGAGCAGCGCGATCCGGAGAGCCTGTCCTTTGCTCAAGCGGCCAAGCTGGTGGGGATGGGGGCTTCTATCGATGAGCTGACTCAGGCGTGCGGGTTGACCCAGGCTGAGGCGGAGTTGATGAAGAAGCTGCATCGGTCTTGA